One part of the Quercus lobata isolate SW786 chromosome 7, ValleyOak3.0 Primary Assembly, whole genome shotgun sequence genome encodes these proteins:
- the LOC115952283 gene encoding cell division control protein 2 homolog C — protein MEKYEKLEKVGEGTYGKVYKAKDKESGEVVALKKTRLEMDEEGVPPTALREVSLLQMLSQSLYVVRLLCVEHSLNKHGKPLLYLVFEYLETDLKKFIDSHRKCANPRPLPPSLVQSFLYQLCKGVAHCHSHGVLHRDLKPQNLLVDKDRGILKIADLGLGRAFTVPLKSYTHEIVTLWYRAPEVLLGSTHYSTAVDIWSVGCIFAEMARRQALFPGDSEFQQLLHIFRLLGTPTEKQWGGVTTLRDWHAYPQWEPQNLARAVPALGPDGVDLLSKMLKYDPAERISAKAALDHPYFDSLDKSQF, from the exons atggaaaagtaCGAGAAACTGGAGAAGGTGGGAGAAGGAACGTACGGGAAGGTGTACAAAGCTAAAGACAAGGAGAGCGGCGAAGTCGTCGCCCTCAAGAAAACCCGTCTCGAAATGGACGAAGAAGGCGTTCCCCCAACCGCGCTCCGCGAAGTCTCCTTGCTCCAAATGCTCTCCCAATCTCTCTACGTCGTCCGCCTCCTCTGCGTCGAACACTCCCTCAACAAACACGGCAAGCCTCTCCTCTACCTCGTCTTCGAGTACCTTGAAACCGATCTCAAAAAGTTCATCGATTCTCATCGCAAGTGCGCCAACCCTCGGCCCCTCCCTCCTTCCCTGGTTCAGAGTTTCCTATACCAGCTCTGCAAGGGCGTCGCTCACTGCCACTCTCACGGCGTTCTCCACCGCGATCTCAAGCCCCAGAATCTGCTGGTCGACAAGGACAGGGGGATTCTGAAGATCGCGGATCTTGGACTCGGACGCGCCTTCACCGTTCCTCTCAAGAGCTACACGCACGAGATCGTTACTCTCTGGTACAGGGCTCCGGAGGTTCTACTCGGATCCACTCATTACTCCACCGCCGTTGATATCTGGTCCGTCGGTTGCATCTTTGCTGAGATGGCAAGGCGTCAGGCTCTTTTTCCTGGTGACTCCGAGTTCCAGCAATTGCTTCATATTTTCAG GTTGCTTGGCACTCCCACAGAGAAGCAGTGGGGTGGAGTTACTACTCTGCGGGATTGGCACGCGTATCCACAGTGGGAACCACAGAACTTGGCACGTGCCGTTCCTGCTTTGGGACCTGATGGTGTTGACCTCCTTTCG AAAATGCTTAAATATGACCCAGCTGAAAGAATCTCAGCCAAAGCAGCACTTGACCATCCCTATTTTGACAGCCTTGACAAGTCACAATTCTGA
- the LOC115954105 gene encoding 2,3-bisphosphoglycerate-independent phosphoglycerate mutase-like, whose amino-acid sequence MGSSWKLADHPKLPKGKTVAVVVLDGWGEAKPDQYNCIHVAETPTMDSLKKGDPDKWRLVKAHGSAVGLPTEDDMGNSEVGHNALGAGRIFAQGAKLVDLALESGKIYDGEGFKYISECFEKGTLHLIGLLSDGGVHSRLDQLLLLLKGSSERGAKRIRVHILTDGRDVLDGSSVGFVETLENYLAELRGKGVDAQIASGGGRMYVTMDRYENDWEVVKRGWDAQVLGEAPFKFRNAVEGVKQLRAAPKASDQYLPPFVIADESGKPVGPIVDGDAVVTINFRADRMVMVAKAFEYEDFDKFDRVRVPKIRYAGMLQYDGELKLPSHYLVSPPEIDRTSGEYLVHNGIRTFACSETVKFGHVTFFWNGNRSGYFNEELEEYVEIPSDSGITFNVQPKMKALEIGEKVRDAILSGKFDQVRVNIPNGDMVGHTGDIEATVVACKAADEAVKMILDAIEQVGGIYVVTADHGNAEDMVKRNKTGQPQLDKGGKIQILTSHTCQPVPIAIGGPGLAPGCRFRRDIPTGGLANVAATVMNLHGFEAPGDYEPTLIEVVDI is encoded by the exons atgGGAAGCTCGTGGAAATTGGCGGATCACCCGAAGCTTCCAAAGGGTAAGACCGTTGCCGTGGTGGTTCTCGATGGTTGGGGCGAGGCCAAGCCTGATCAGTACAACTGCATCCATGTCGCCGAGACTCCCACTATGGATTCCCtcaaaaag GGTGATCCTGATAAATGGAGATTGGTTAAGGCCCATGGTTCTGCCGTAGGTCTTCCAACAGAGGACGACATGGGCAACAGTGAAGTTGGTCACAACGCACTTGGGGCTGGTCGCATCTTCGCTCAAGG TGCAAAGCTTGTTGACCTAGCTCTTGAATCTGGAAAAATTTATGACGGAGAAGGTTTTAAGTATATAAGTGAATGCTTTGAAAAAGGCACTTTGCATCTCATTGGGCTATTGAGTGATGGTGGAGTTCACTCCAGGCTTGATCAATTGCTG TTGTTGCTTAAAGGATCTAGCGAGCGTGGTGCTAAAAGAATCCGCGTTCATATTCTTACTGATGGGCGTGATGTTTTAGACGGTTCAAGTGTGGGATTTGTAGAAACACTTGAGAATTACCTTGCAGAATTACGTGGGAAGGGTGTTGATGCACAGATTGCATCTGGTGGTGGTCGTATGTACGTCACAATGGATCGTTATGAG AATGATTGGGAAGTGGTCAAACGAGGATGGGATGCCCAAGTGCTGGGTGAAGCcccttttaaatttagaaatgcTGTTGAAGGTGTGAAGCAGCTGAGGGCAGCCCCTAAAGCCAGCGATCAATACTTGCCTCCTTTTGTTATTGCCGACGAGAGTGGGAAACCTGTTGGTCCTATAGTTGATGGTGATGCTGTGGTTACAATCAACTTTCGAGCAGATCGTATGGTTATGGTTGCCAAGGCTTTTGAATATGAAGATTTTGACAAGTTTGATAGAGTGCGAGTACCTAAAATCCGTTATGCTGGAATGCTTCAATATGATGGTGAATTGAAGCTTCCAAGCCATTACCTTGTTTCTCCACCAGAGATAGATAGAACATCTGGTGAATATCTAGTGCACAATGGTATCCGTACGTTTGCTTGCAG TGAGACTGTCAAATTTGGTCATGTCACTTTCTTTTGGAATGGAAACCGCTCTGGGTATTTCAACGAAGAACTGGAGGAATACGTTGAAATTCCAAGTGATTCTGGAATTACATTCAACGTCCAGCCAAAGATGAAGGCATTGGAGATTGGTGAAAAAGTGAGAGATGCTATACTTAGCGGAAAATTTGACCAG GTACGTGTTAACATACCAAATGGTGACATGGTGGGACATACAGGTGATATTGAGGCCACAGTTGTGGCTTGCAAGGCTGCTGATGAAGCTGTCAAG ATGATCCTTGATGCAATAGAGCAAGTTGGTGGAATTTATGTTGTTACTGCAGATCATGGTAATGCTGAGGACATGGTGAAGAGGAACAAAACAGGGCAACCTCAACTTGACAAGGGTGGCAAAATTCAAATACTCACTTCTCATACTTGTCAGCCA GTGCCAATTGCAATTGGAGGTCCTGGATTAGCACCTGGTTGCAGATTCCGCAGGGATATTCCTACTGGTGGGCTAGCCAATGTTGCTGCAACTGTTATGAATCTCCATGGATTTGAGGCTCCTGGTGACTATGAGCCAACCCTTATTGAAGTTGTTGATATCTAG